From Thalassospiraceae bacterium LMO-JJ14:
ACCGGGGCCGCGAACTCCCCTGAAAACATTGAACGTTGCTTTCCCATGCAGACAGGGAATTTTCTTCGGACGTCCCAGGACGTCCGGCACGGTCGGTCAGGTCAGTGCGGCCCGGCACAGGCAATCCAAGATGGACCTGTGCCGGGCCGGGCGACTAAAACTGGAGCCGCACGCCCGTGACAAACCAAAGGGCATCACCCTCTTTGCCTTCGGCAATCTTGATGTCCTTTGTTTCACCATAGTACCGCTCGTAATGCACGCCCACGTAAGGTGCGAACGAGCGATCGACGAGGTCATAGCTCAACCGCATGCCGATTTCGGTCTTCGGGCCCCAGGCTCCAATCTCGATTTCCCGATCGTCGTTAAACGGCAAATCGATCTCAATACTCGGAGTCAGAATCAATCGGTTGGTAATCAACGCCTCGTACTCTGCGTTGAACCGAAATGACGGATGGTCCGACATATAGAGGTCGGCATCGAGCTCAAACCATTGTGGTGCGAGTCCCTTGATGCCAACCACGCCATGCACACGGTTCGGCCCTTCTGGTGTATCGAAGCGGATGCCCGCCGCGACGTCGAAGAAATCCGAGATCGGCATCTGCAACCGCGCTTGCGTTTCCATGGTTTCTAGGGCGTCCCCGTCCGTCTCGAACTCACCTTCGTTCCGCACCACGAACTTCAATTCGTCCGTGCCGACGACGGCGTCGCCATCCCACGCAAGAACGTCAGTCCCGTTGTCACCGGTCCGAACTTCCAGTTGCTCGACCTTCACGCCCCAGACAAGCTCTTCCGCCTGACCGGCAGACGACGCCAGGGCCCCGAGCGCAAAGACGACGGCGATGAATTTTCTTTTCATCATCCCTCAGCCCCCCGTTGCCGGAGAGGCGGCTGCGGCGTTCGGTCCGCCTTCGACCACGACCTTGCGGAACATGCCACTGTCAGCGTGATACGACAGGTGACAATGGAACGCCCACTGGCCGGGGGCATCGACTTCTGTCTCGGTATAAACAGTCGTTCCCGGCGCAACACTTATCGTGTGCTTGACCGGATTCCATTTGCCGTTCCCGTTGTCCAGTATTGACCACATGCCGTGCAGATGCATGGGATGGGTCATCATGGTCTCGTTAACGAACTTGAAGCGAACGCGTTCTCCGTATTGAAGCCGCAGCGGTTCTGCGTCTTTGTACTTCACGCCGTTGATGGACCAGATATAGCGTTCCATATTGCCGGTCAGGCGCAGCTCTATTTCGCGCGTGGCTTCTCGTTCAACGTACAGTGGTTTCTGTGCTTTCAGGTCGCCGTATGACAAAAACTTTTTGCCATTGGCGGCACTCGGCAGCAGCCCGCTTCCCGCAGCGTAAAAAGAATCAGCTTTCTTCGCAGCACCGGCCATTCTGCTGTGGTCCATGCCTGGCATGTTGCCTTGGGCCATACCGGACATCTTGCTGTGGTCCATGCCTGGCATGTTGCCTTGGGCCATACCGGACATCTTGCTGTGGTCCATACCGGACACCTTGCCTTGGGCCATACCGGACATGTTGCTGTGGTCCATACCGGACATGTTGCCATGATCCATGCCCATATCGGCCATGGTCAGTCGGGGGTCTTTACGAAGCTCGGGAATTTCAGCGGCCATGCCGTCGCGCGGCGCCAAAGTTCCCCGTACGCCCGCGGTCCGTCCCATCGATTCGGCAAACACCGCATACGCCCTGTCTTCGGTGGGCTGGACGATAACGTCATATGTTTCGGCAACTGCAATTCGGAACTCGCCCACGGCAACCGGCTGCACGTTGTTTCCGTCAGCCTGCACCACGGTCATTTCGAGACCCGGGATGCGAATATCGAAATAGGTCATCGCAGACGAGTTGATGAACCGCAGCCGGATACGTTCTCCCGGTTTGAATTGACCAGTCCAGTTCTGTATTGACGACCAGCCGTTGATAAGAGGTGTGAAGCCCTGCATGTCCTCGATGTCATTCGGCATCATACGCATGTCGCCCCACATCATTCGGTTGTCGAATGCCGCGCTGAGCCCCTTTTCCCGGGCTTCGGAGAAAAAATCGAAAATCGTCTGCCGTTTGCGATTGTAGTAATCGGCAGACATCTTGAGGTTTCGCATGATGCGGCTGCCTGCGTGCGGATGCGCATCCGTCAACTGAACCACGTATTCTCTGTCATAACGAAACGGCTCGCGTTTTTTCGGTTCTATAACGATCGCTCCGAATGCGCCGTCGGGCTCCTGAAACCGTGAATGGCTGTGAAACCAGTAGGTGCCGTTTTGTACGATCGGAAAACGGTAGGTAAAGATTTCGCCGGGCGCGATGCCCGCATAACTGATCCCCGGCACCCCGTCTTGATCATACGGGAGGATCAAACCATGCCAGTGAATGGATGTCTGTTCGGAGAGATTGTTCTTTACGCGGATGACGACATCCTCTCCTTCCTTGAACTTGAGCACCGGCCCCGGCGAAGCACCGTTGTAGCCGATACCCTGTCGGGTGAATTTACCGGTATCGATTTGCACCGGATCGACGGTCAGCGAGTATTCGCCAGCCATAGCGGATACGCCGCCCACCAAGAGGGCGAGCGCACCGCCAGTCACACCTGCACGCAGCAGAAAGCGAAAAGACATTATTGATTTTCCTTGTTGAAGCCTTGATGAACCTTGCCGCGAGCACGGCCCGCGGCAGATCGTGTCTCAATAACAACGTGTCAGCGGGAGAGTTTTACCTGCCCAACCATCCCGGACTCGTAATGTCCTGGAACATTGCAGGCGAACTCCAGATCGGCACGTTCCGGAAATCTCCAAATCATCTCGCCGCTTTTCCCGGGCTCCAACAGTACGCTGTTAGGGTCGTCATGCATGCCGTGCCCCATTGAGGCCTGCATTTTTTTGGCCGCATCACGGTCGATCTTGTCCGCCAGAAGCACGCCTTGCTCCACCATCATCATCATTTCCGGCCCGTGAGCCTTGTGCATATCAGCGGTCGCAATGTTGAACTCGTGGACGAACTCGCCTGCGTTCTTGATGATGAAACGAACCGTCTCGCCTTCCTTTACCGATATATTCTCCGGTTCGTAGTAGTTGTCGTGCATGGTAATTTCGATTGTCCGCGCGGCTTCGCTGACCTTGCCCGGCGCGCCGATCCTTGTAGCTTTGCCGTGACCGGGATCGGCCAGGGCTGCGGATGAAGTGGCGCCAATAATGGCGCTGAGGGTAATGGAATAGATCGCCTTGGCGATGAACTTGGAGGTCATATGTGTAATCCTTCGAATCTGTGCATAAGAATAGCCGCGTGCAAGGCGCGTAAGCCGTTGCACGTCGGGAAGACATTTATTCTTGCTGTTCAGGTTCGAGGGGGTGGCGTTTCCTGCTCCGGCATCAGCCTGGATCTGACATCGTCCTGATGAACGAATACAAGTCGCTCGGATGAAAGCAGGACCAACTCATCCGCGGCAGCACGATGGTCCGCAGGCGCTACGCAATGAGCGAGCGCAACAGAACAAGCATCATCGGAATGTTCATTGATATGTTTGGAAACACTATCGCTCGCGTCATTCGCGTGTTCGTCCATGCCAAGCCCTTGGGCGGCTTGACCGGCATGGCCGACCTTCCCCATCGCGTGGTGAGCCATTAACGGGTTCACGACAAGGAACAGCGACAATAAAATGACGGTAAAATTTTTCATTCACTGACTACTTCGCTTAAACCGTTCTGCCAGTCAAGCACCAACCGAGTGATTGACCTTGCCCACAACTTTGGACCTGCCCGAGGCCGAATTTCCCGTTGTCCCTATCAAAAACTATGTCCGGACGTAGGCGTGGTGAAGGCCGCCAAGCTGTGGCAGCGCTGATATCGAGCCGACGGCCTGGACGGCGCGACCCAGGGGAGTGTCCTTGTCCAAACCGAGATGCGTGCGATAGCCGTTGTAGTAATCGGCGTACCGATGCAGCAGTGATCGCAAGTGACGCTCGTTTAGCGTGATGACATGATCCAGCAAGTCCCGGCGAATTGAACCAATAACACGCTCGACATAAGCGTTTTGCCATGGTGAACGCGGTGCCGTCGGTCGATCCCTGATCCCCATCGCGGACAGACGATTGACGTAGACTTGGCCGTAGGACGCGTCCCGATCTCGGATTAAGTATCGAGGCGCTTCATCCCAAGGGAAGGCTTCAACGACCTGCCGCGCGATCCATTCGGCCGTCGGATGATATGTCACGTTCACATGAATCATCTTCCGACGGTCGTGATCCAAAATGACGAGCCCAAATAGCAACTTGAATCCGACCGTCGGCACGACGAATAAATCAATCGCAGCGATACCGTCGGTATGGTTCCGAGGGAAAGTCCGCCAGCCTTGAGATGGCGGGCAGCGGCGCTTCATCATGTACTTGGCGACCGTCGATTGCGACACGTCGATGCCGAGTTTGAGCAATTCCCCATGAATGCGCGGCGCGCCCCAGAGCAGGTTATCGATGCTCATTTCTTGGATCAGATTCCTTATCTCCGCTGGCACTTTCGGCCGCCCGACCACGCGACTGCTCTTCATCTTCCAGAACAAACGAAATCCGGCCCGGTGCCAGCGAATCACGGTATCTGGCTTCACGATCAGCATGTTCACGAGCGCGCGCGGATTGACCTTGTAGATAGCCGAAAAGAACAGGCGGTCCCACGACGTGAGCTTCGGCCGGGCGGGAAGTTGCCGCTGCAATGCCGCGACTTGGTGGCGAAGAGCGACAACATCAACCTCCGTTGCCGGTCCATGAATGAGCCGACGGAGAAAACATCAAACGATCGGATGAACAACGTCGAGCATCACAAGGCAATCGTCACCGGATCGACCACTCGGTCAAGTCTGGTTCAATGGATAGGATTTTTGGCAGGGGCAGAACCGTTGATTGCTAGAGTTAATAGCCTCAATTGAGGAAACCCATAACCCCTTGAAAAGAATGGTGGGCGCGACAGGGATTGAACCTGTGACCCCTGCCGTGTGAATGCCCAGTAAATGTCACGCTCCAACACCCTCTAACACCTAGAGGCACCGAAAACCCGTTTATCTACAATTATTTAAGTTGCCGCCCTTGGTGTTGGGGAATATTCCCAAGGTGATATTCGGTGTGTTTTCCTGCACTTCACGCGCACTTCAGCGCACGAACAGGAGCGGTAACATGACTATTAAGATAGATAATAATTTGGTGCGGAGACTGGCGCACGAGACACCGGACAAGGTCCGCGAGTTTCGGGACTCGTCTCTTAAAGGCTTCCTTATCCGGCAACAGAAGTCGGGCACCATTGCCTACTTCGTTTCGATCCATCGAGGCTCGTCCGTAAGGCGACAACGCCGAATCAAGGTAGGTGAGCACCCAATGACCAGTCCAGGCGAGGCAAGGCGCAATGCAGAGAGAAAAATTGCCGAGGCGCGTCTTGGTCAACTTGCGAATAATGATCGAGTTATGACGTTAGGAGAGTTTTTGGATGAGAAGTACCTTCCGTGGGTGCGTACAAATCTCAAGGACCCCGTATCGCAAGAGGCTCAACTACGGCGCAACTTCAACCAGTGGCGGCGGCTCAAACTCGATGAAATTAATCGCGAGCTCATCGACAACTGGCGGGGAAAACGCCTGAAGTCTGATGTCTCGCCTAACACGGTCAATCGAAACGTCAACGTGATCCGGGCCGTGCTGAGCAAGGCGGTGGAATGGGAAGCCCTAAAGTTTCATCCGTTAGGCGGGCTGAAGCCACTGAAGATTGACAAGTATAAGCCAGTTCGAGTTCTGAGCGATGAGGAGCGCGTGCGTCTGTTCGATATCATGCGTGAGCGCGACGCAGAACTTCGGGCCCGACGGGAGAGCTACAACGAGTGGCGGCGAGTCCGGCATCTAAACCCATACCCTGAACTCACATACTACGGCGACCACCTTTCACCGATGGTTCTCACCGCCTATCACACCGGAATGCGGCGGGGCGAAATCCTCTCGCTTAAATGGGCGGACATCGACTTCAGGAAAGGTGAACTCATTGTCCGAGGCGAAGTATCCAAGACCGCGCAGAGCCGGGTCATTCCGATGAACGATCAACTTCGGGAAGTAATGAATAAATGGCGATCCCAATCAGAGCTAGTATCCGAATACGTCTTCCCCGGGCCCGATGGCGGACGCATGGACAAGCTCCGCAACAGTTGGAACTCGCTCCGCAAAAGAGCTGGCCTCAAAAATTTTCGATTTCATGACTTGCGGGCCGACTTTGCCAGCCGTCTGGTGAATGGGGGCGTCTCGTTACCGATTGCACAACGCCTTCTTGGACACTCGAGCCCGGTGATTACGATGAAGTTTTATACAGCGGTCAGCGATGACAGTTTAAGAAATGCTGTAGCAACTGCGGGAAGCACCTAAAGTCATTTTTTACTCAGGGCCGCAAATACAAGGGCAGTCAGTGCTGCTAATCCAATAAGTGCGATAGCATCATTCCCATTCTTCATGGATTTTGCCGTTTGCACCTGCACGTCTCTCGCAGCTAATGCATCCGCCGCCTCGTCTGCTTCTGCAATCAATTTGTTTGCGGAAACACCAAACACTTCAGCGACAGACCTCAGTTGCTCCACATTTATAACTGAATCTCCACGCTCTATTCTCGACCATGCGGATTGTCCCAAATTCAACTTCGACGCTAACTCTTTTTGTTCCATACCTGATTCTTCACGATGATGCGCCAGCACCCGCCCAAGAACAGCAGCATAGGTTGTACCTGGTTTTAAGTTTTCCATTTACATTATTCCGCATATATGATTATAATGCATATAGTATTTTTAAGTCGAAACCATAACAAAGGATATAACGGCATGGCTATAAATGAAATAGAAATAGGCTCTCGTGTCTGGGTCAATCTTTTCCCAATCCGCCACCACGGACGATATCTTGGCAACGGAATGGTGGCTCACAATTCCAAGAAAAACCGCTGTGTGAGCATCGAGCCCCTCGACGCATTTTCAGATGGGCGTAAGGTTTACCATTCGCCGCCGAGTACACCTATCGACGTCGCGAACATGTGGGCGTTTGCAGAAAGCCTCGTGGGAAAGCCATATTCGCTGACTGGTTTCAATTGCGAGCACTTCGCCAACTACTTGGTCGATGGTGTAGCGAAGAGCAAACAAGCAAAATATGGCGCCACAGGAGCTTGTCTGGGCGCCGTAATAGCCATGTCAAAGAATGGCGGCACACGAGAAGTACTGCTGTTAGCAGGAGTACTTGGCATTGGTGGGCTGTTGTTGGCGCACGCGACCGACTAGTTGTTAGCTAGCGCCTCCTCCCACTCTCAAGCCCATGATCTTCACCTGTCAGAATTTACAGGTTCTCGTCGGGAAGGTTGTCTATAATATTAACGAAACGGTCCGCGTAGTTTTCTGTGTTGAGCCGACAGAAACGAAAATATTTGACCTAAAAAGCTCCCGCGTTCTTACAGCCTTCAAGGAA
This genomic window contains:
- a CDS encoding copper resistance protein B, giving the protein MMKRKFIAVVFALGALASSAGQAEELVWGVKVEQLEVRTGDNGTDVLAWDGDAVVGTDELKFVVRNEGEFETDGDALETMETQARLQMPISDFFDVAAGIRFDTPEGPNRVHGVVGIKGLAPQWFELDADLYMSDHPSFRFNAEYEALITNRLILTPSIEIDLPFNDDREIEIGAWGPKTEIGMRLSYDLVDRSFAPYVGVHYERYYGETKDIKIAEGKEGDALWFVTGVRLQF
- a CDS encoding copper resistance system multicopper oxidase is translated as MSFRFLLRAGVTGGALALLVGGVSAMAGEYSLTVDPVQIDTGKFTRQGIGYNGASPGPVLKFKEGEDVVIRVKNNLSEQTSIHWHGLILPYDQDGVPGISYAGIAPGEIFTYRFPIVQNGTYWFHSHSRFQEPDGAFGAIVIEPKKREPFRYDREYVVQLTDAHPHAGSRIMRNLKMSADYYNRKRQTIFDFFSEAREKGLSAAFDNRMMWGDMRMMPNDIEDMQGFTPLINGWSSIQNWTGQFKPGERIRLRFINSSAMTYFDIRIPGLEMTVVQADGNNVQPVAVGEFRIAVAETYDVIVQPTEDRAYAVFAESMGRTAGVRGTLAPRDGMAAEIPELRKDPRLTMADMGMDHGNMSGMDHSNMSGMAQGKVSGMDHSKMSGMAQGNMPGMDHSKMSGMAQGNMPGMDHSRMAGAAKKADSFYAAGSGLLPSAANGKKFLSYGDLKAQKPLYVEREATREIELRLTGNMERYIWSINGVKYKDAEPLRLQYGERVRFKFVNETMMTHPMHLHGMWSILDNGNGKWNPVKHTISVAPGTTVYTETEVDAPGQWAFHCHLSYHADSGMFRKVVVEGGPNAAAASPATGG
- a CDS encoding cupredoxin domain-containing protein; this encodes MTSKFIAKAIYSITLSAIIGATSSAALADPGHGKATRIGAPGKVSEAARTIEITMHDNYYEPENISVKEGETVRFIIKNAGEFVHEFNIATADMHKAHGPEMMMMVEQGVLLADKIDRDAAKKMQASMGHGMHDDPNSVLLEPGKSGEMIWRFPERADLEFACNVPGHYESGMVGQVKLSR
- a CDS encoding integrase core domain-containing protein, giving the protein MQRQLPARPKLTSWDRLFFSAIYKVNPRALVNMLIVKPDTVIRWHRAGFRLFWKMKSSRVVGRPKVPAEIRNLIQEMSIDNLLWGAPRIHGELLKLGIDVSQSTVAKYMMKRRCPPSQGWRTFPRNHTDGIAAIDLFVVPTVGFKLLFGLVILDHDRRKMIHVNVTYHPTAEWIARQVVEAFPWDEAPRYLIRDRDASYGQVYVNRLSAMGIRDRPTAPRSPWQNAYVERVIGSIRRDLLDHVITLNERHLRSLLHRYADYYNGYRTHLGLDKDTPLGRAVQAVGSISALPQLGGLHHAYVRT
- a CDS encoding tyrosine-type recombinase/integrase, whose product is MTIKIDNNLVRRLAHETPDKVREFRDSSLKGFLIRQQKSGTIAYFVSIHRGSSVRRQRRIKVGEHPMTSPGEARRNAERKIAEARLGQLANNDRVMTLGEFLDEKYLPWVRTNLKDPVSQEAQLRRNFNQWRRLKLDEINRELIDNWRGKRLKSDVSPNTVNRNVNVIRAVLSKAVEWEALKFHPLGGLKPLKIDKYKPVRVLSDEERVRLFDIMRERDAELRARRESYNEWRRVRHLNPYPELTYYGDHLSPMVLTAYHTGMRRGEILSLKWADIDFRKGELIVRGEVSKTAQSRVIPMNDQLREVMNKWRSQSELVSEYVFPGPDGGRMDKLRNSWNSLRKRAGLKNFRFHDLRADFASRLVNGGVSLPIAQRLLGHSSPVITMKFYTAVSDDSLRNAVATAGST
- a CDS encoding helix-turn-helix transcriptional regulator yields the protein MENLKPGTTYAAVLGRVLAHHREESGMEQKELASKLNLGQSAWSRIERGDSVINVEQLRSVAEVFGVSANKLIAEADEAADALAARDVQVQTAKSMKNGNDAIALIGLAALTALVFAALSKK
- a CDS encoding lecithin retinol acyltransferase family protein, translating into MAINEIEIGSRVWVNLFPIRHHGRYLGNGMVAHNSKKNRCVSIEPLDAFSDGRKVYHSPPSTPIDVANMWAFAESLVGKPYSLTGFNCEHFANYLVDGVAKSKQAKYGATGACLGAVIAMSKNGGTREVLLLAGVLGIGGLLLAHATD